Part of the Pseudodesulfovibrio mercurii genome is shown below.
CTCGCGCGGCTCATAGAGCGAGTAATTGCCGTGACTCAGCAGGTTGACGATTCGAGTATGCAGAACGCCGTCGATATCGTCATCGTGTCGTTTGATGCAGTCGGAGAAATTTGCATAGCCGTGAAAACTGGCCGTTTTCTCCATGATCGCGCGGAGCATGTTGAAGTGGTGCGTGTAGATGTTCCCGCTGCGCTCCGCCTCGTATAGCTCGGCCAGCGCGGCCACGTGATGGAAGAACGGCGTGTCTCCGGTGTTATGGAGAAGATACCCCGGTGCTGATCGATTTTGAGCCAGAAAAAAACGGTTTGGGTTCTTTTTCCTCGGCTTCAATTCATTGCATAGCACGTTGAAAAATAAAGTGTGGTGAGTTGAAATAACTGTCTTTAACGTACTATCCGCTCTCTTGAGCGTCCTCGCCAGATGGGTCGCCACAGCGATGGCGTTCTGTTCATCCAGTGACGAAATCGGGTCATCGATGTAGATGTATTTCACCCAGCTGTAGGCTTCGGCTCCGTCAAGAGCAAGCTGGACAATGGCGAGGAAGAAGCACCAGATGAAGATGTTTTCTTCGCCGCGCGACACCTTGATATTGTCAACGGTGTCGATTCTGGCGTCTTCGCCTTCGCCGGTCGTGACAGTGCGAGAGAAGCGTATCTTCCATTCATCCGTGTCGATTCGAAAATCGAAATCCGCGTAGCGGTCGAGCAATG
Proteins encoded:
- a CDS encoding AAA family ATPase, with the protein product MPEPVPFNDLSDLAKHMRGELEKKKFILLYAYNGTGKTRLSTEFKSLGKDDNNEGKHDTLYFNAFTEDLFTWDNDLEGDSERTLKLNADSKFFAGLGELEMDNRIRPLLDRYADFDFRIDTDEWKIRFSRTVTTGEGEDARIDTVDNIKVSRGEENIFIWCFFLAIVQLALDGAEAYSWVKYIYIDDPISSLDEQNAIAVATHLARTLKRADSTLKTVISTHHTLFFNVLCNELKPRKKNPNRFFLAQNRSAPGYLLHNTGDTPFFHHVAALAELYEAERSGNIYTHHFNMLRAIMEKTASFHGYANFSDCIKRHDDDIDGVLHTRIVNLLSHGNYSLYEPREMMEENKEHFRTILHEFLERYPFNPILFNETDTEETI